The nucleotide sequence TCCGCTTGGCGAAAAGCTCGTAATGGACGATGTGGTGTTTGCCTCTGGAGGAAACGCTATGAACGCCGCCGTCACTTTCGCTCGCCAGGGGCTGTACAGCGAGTTTATTGGCTTTGTTGGTAATGATCCGGCCGGGCTCGCTATTGCCCGCGAGCTCGACGACGAAGGCGTCAGTACCCGATCGTTACATCAAGAAGATCATTTTAAAACCAGCTACTCTTCAATATTATTGGCGCCAAACGGGGAGCGCACGATTCTGCGCTTTTATGGTTCCACGCGCAGCCTAGAAGCAAAAGATTACGACCTTAGTCCGCTTGCCGAAGCCGATTGGGTGTATTTATCGTCGGTTGGCTCGATGGAACTGCTCGAACGCTGCGTCACTGAAGCTGCCAAACACGGTGTACAAATCGCTTTTAACCCTGGTACGGCCGAACTTACTTCACCGAAAAAAGTTCTGTCACTACTCGAAGATGTTAGTGTTTTGATTACTAACAAAGACGAAATGAAAAAACTCGTCCAAGGGGAAACCATGGCCGAACTCGTCCGTCACGCAGCGCGGTTAGTGCCAACGGTGGTGATTTCTGACGGCCCAAATGGAGCAATAGCGACTGATGGCCAAGTGGTGGTTGAAGCAGGGATGTACGAAGACGTAGCGGTCACCGACCGAACCGGGGCCGGGGATGCCTTTGGCTCGGGGTTTGTTAGCCATTGGGCAAAGGGGGCACCGCTAGAGGATGCGATGACTTTCGCCAGTGCTAACTCGACCTCGGTGGTGCAGCACATCGGCGCTAAGGCCGGGATTCTGCATAAGGGCGCACCGCTCCATGACATGCCGCTGAAGCAAGTCGCCTTTTAAGCTGCCTATAGAACTCTGCAGGTACCCACGATTTGTATCGTGGCAATAATAAACGTTAGCATGATATACTGACATAAAACGAGGTAAAAAATGGCAAAGATATTACGAGATCTTTTAGATGCCGAAGAGCCCCTCTTTAGTTTAGCCTTACAGCAGCTCGAAAAAGCCAGCGGCGAACAAGGGGTCGATACACGATTAATAGGGGAAATTATTGAAAAAACCCATAGTTCAATGCGCGATTTAGGGTTGGACCCAAGTGATTGCACCGGGAAGGAATTTTACCAAGCACTGCTTAACCGGATCGAACAAGACAACCAGCGCGTAACGAAACTGATTGGCGGGAACGATCCGTCAGATGTACGAGCCATGGTGCCGCTGATCGTCGAGGCTGCTCATAAGGTTGGCGTTAACATGCAATCATGGGTGCTCAAACATGAAGTCGCTAAAGAACTACTGCGCAAAATGCCACCTAAAAAATTAATGGCGCACTTGGGCTATGACTCACTCGAGACGATGTTCGAGAACGAGAACCTGAGCGAAATGTACACCGCCCTACGCTTTTCTGAAGGCGGTGAGTGGCTCAATGCATACAACGAGTTATTTAAATCGGTGACGCCCGATGATTTTGAACCGCGCGACATCGAAATCGTGATAATGGATCACGACAAATACGTTGATCTGGCGGAAGGTTTTGTAAAAAAGAAGCTCCACAACATTACCCACACCAAAGAACTCGGCGTGATTGTGGTAGTGCCGATGCGTCAATTGCACATGAAAGGCATCACGCTGAAAAGCTTGCCGCTGATTTTTCACTACATCAATGAAATCCGGCTCTACTCGGCCTTCTTTAAGCTAAAGCGAACCACTAAGAACTTCGGTGCTACTGTAGTCGATACGCTGATTGCTGATCTGGACAATGCTAGCCAAATGGCAGGCCAATATGTGCACTGGCGAGTTATTCAACGTTATTTCGGCAAGCTAAAAGACGAAAGCCATCCCGAGGCCTTTCAGCCACACGTCCATCCAGAGGATCTGCACTGGCGCCGAGCCGAAGAAATGCTCTACGCGCTTGATCCCGAAATGAAATTCTGGAAAGACAAAGATTACGTGGGGCTATTGTTCGATGGCCTACCGGTTACGGTGAATTTGGTAGATGTGAGTCTTAGTTACTCAAACAGCGAACCTTACGAACGGCGCTATGTCTATCATTTTCGTGAAAGTTTGTGGAACGAAATTTTTATGCGCTATATGGGGCAAAAAAACCTGGAAGACCAGATTCTTAACCAGCTCGATAACGACATGATTGCCCCAGAAAGACTACCAAGAAAGTAAGGAGAAAAGATGAGTAAATTTCAGATTTGTGTATCAGGAGCAGCGGCCGGAAATACTGTACAATCATCGCATGAATTAGCCTTTGCAGTTGGCAAGGCGATTGCCGAAGCTGGGCATACGTTGGTAACCGGGGCAACGGTGGGCTTGCCGCATTATGCGGCTATGGGTGCAAAGTCGGTCAATGGGCTTTCGATTGGCTTTTCGCCAGCCGCTACCTACCGCGAACACATTAATTCGTACCATTTACCCACCAAAGAATTTGACTACATAAACTTTACTGGCATGGAATACGTCGGCCGAGACGTCCATTTAGTGCGTTCCAGTGATGCCGTTATCACTGTTGGCGGCCGCATGGGGAGCTTGCACGAATTTTCTACGGCCATTGAAAGCAATAAAGTTTGCGCCGTGCTCCTTGGAAGCGGCGGCTTAGCGGATTTTATCCCCACGCTGACCCAAAATGTCACTACGCCGCGAGTCAAAGGCATTATCTATGACACTGATCCGGTGCGCTTGGTAAAGCAGGTAATTGAAGTGCTGAATGAAAAATACGCCGACTTTAAAGAAGAAGTCGAAGACGAGGGCAAGGTTTCGCGAAATCGGAAGGGCTAAATAAAAAAGCGGTGCGTGGTCGAGAGAAGTAATCTCTCGACCACGCACCTCAGCCTACTTGAAGCATTCGAAGTGCTGTTGCACCGAAGGGTTGTTGAGCTTGTCCTGAAGCGTTTCGAACCTCATGTTGTCAAGGGAGGTTGTCCGCAGACCGTCGGTAGTCACTTCTTCTTCACCGAACTCATCAACGGCGATGGTCGTAGTGTACTGGTTCGGCTCTTGGTCCAGTTCCACGAGACATGTCTTACCGTTCTGGGCGCGGAAAGTGAAAGTGACTTGCCAGTGAGCCGGTTCAACCGAAACGGTTGAGCGCCTGTTCGCGCCTTTTCCGTTGGTCTTCGTCTCGCGGCTCTCTTTCTCGAAAACTGCCTTCATGTCGGTGACATGGCCGTTCATGGCGCTGGGCGTGTAGCCCAGCTGCTGTTCGAGATGCCTCAGGACTGCTGGACCGTCAGCAAAAGCCGGCGTCTGGGCAGGCACATCAGAACAGGCGACCGCACCACCCATGGCAAGCAATGCGATGAAAAGCCCAAGATGACTTCGCACACTTTCTCCTGAAGTTTGGCGATACGACGATTGATTATATAATATCATCATATAAATGTAAATAGTTCATTGAATGAATTGCCGCTATGGACTGGCTTAATTAAACTATCGATGATGCATGGTATAATTAAGTGATATGTCACAGCGCTTTTCGTTGCAGTCAAAATACGAACCAACCGGAGATCAACCGACGGCAATTGCCCAGTTGATAAACGGTTTGAATAAAGGCGAAAAAGAACAGACACTACTTGGCGTCACCGGTTCTGGTAAGACCTTTACTATGGCGAATATTATTCAAAATCGCCAAGCGCCAACTTTAGTGCTGGCGCATAACAAAACCTTAGCCGCGCAGTTATTCTCGGAATTCAAAGCTTTTTTCCCGGAAAATGAAGTCCACTACTTTGTGAGCTACTTCGATTACTACCAACCAGAAGCCTACATCGCGAGCAGCGATACTTACATCGAAAAAGATTCACGTATCAATGAAGAAATTGATCGCTTACGCCACGCAGCCACCAGCGCACTGTTGACCCGCCGCGACGTGATTATTGTCGCCAGTGTTAGCTGCATTTATGGCATTGGATCGCCTTCAGATTATGGTGAGATGGCTATTACGGTACAAAAAGGTGAACGCCGCCAGCGTGATAAGCTACTGCGCTGGCTGACCGACATTCAATACCAGCGCAATGATATCGATTTTCATCGCAGCACCTTTCGGGTTCGCGGTGATGTGGTTGATGTATTTCCGGCGGGGAGCGAGACTGCTTTTCGGATAGAATTCTTTGGCGACGAGATCGACCGCCTAACCCAAGTAGACCCGCTCACTGGTGAGATTCTCGACCAACCCGACATAATTAAAATCTTCCCGGGTAGCCACTACGTCACCCCGCAAGATAAATTAAAGGTAGCCATTGGTAAAATTAAAGACGAGCTTGAGGATCGCTTGGCTTATTTTGAAAAGCATAATAAGCTGCTCGAAGCTCAGCGCCTGGCCCAGCGCACCAAATACGACCTTGAAATGCTTGAAGAAACCGGTTTTGTAAAAGGTATCGAAAACTACTCGCGCTATCTTACCAATCGCGAGCCAGGTGAGCAACCGGCAACCCTGCTTGATTATTTCCCCGATGATTTCTTGCTGTTGATCGACGAAAGCCATATGACGATTCCGCAGGTGCGTGGCATGTACAACGGCGACCGCGCCCGCAAAGAAATGCTGGTGGAACACGGTTTTCGCTTGCCAAGCGCCCTCGATAACCGACCGCTGACATTTAGTGAATTCGAACGTCACATCAACCAAGTAATTTACGTTTCAGCGACACCAGCTGAATACGAGCTCACTCACTCGCCTGAACCAGCGCAGCAAGTGATCCGCCCAACTGGCTTATTAGACCCAATCATCGATATTCGTAAAACCGAAGGTCAAATTGATGACTTAATCGCCGAGATTCGCGACCGAATTGAAAAGCGCCAACGGGTGCTCATTACTACGCTTACAAAACGGATGGCTGAAGACCTCACTACCTATTTGCAAGAACTGAGTATTAAAACTGCCTATGTGCATTCAGATATTGATACGCTTGAGCGAGGTGACATTCTGCGCGACCTGCGCTTAGGAGTGTTCGACGTGCTGGTGGGTATTAACCTACTGCGCGAAGGGCTGGACTTGCCTGAAGTTAGCCTAGTAGCAATTATGGACGCCGACAAAGAGGGGTTCTTGCGTAGTGCCAGCGCCTTGGTACAGACGATTGGCCGTGCTGCCCGCCATCAAGAAGGACGGGTGATTATGTACGCCGACACCATCACTAAATCCATGCAGTACGCTATTGACGAAACCAATCGCCGTCGCTCAATTCAGGAAGCATATAATACCGAGCACGGCATTACTCCGCGAAGCGTGGCGAAAGAAGTCGACGAAGGCCTACGGGCGATTATTCCAACAAAAGAAGATGATAAAAAACCGAAGCTCGACCTCAAAAAAGTACCAAAAGACGAATACCAGCACCTTATTCGCGACCTTTCAGCTCAAATGGATCTCGCCGCCGCTAACCTTCAGTTTGAAAAAGCCGCCGAGCTTCGAGATATTATTGCTGAAATTAAAGCTAAGATGTAAACAATACGGCTATCCGACAAAACATCGATGGGTGGTAAAGGGGATGAGGGTACCCATGTTATTATTAGGTTGGAGCTGCGGCCTACATTAAAGGTGATCACATGGACGTGGAGCAGGATGCAGTTCGAGTGGTTTTTAGTAATCACGATAACCTACGCAGGCAGGCGGTAATTACGCCTATCGACCAGGCTTTTCGTGATAATGCCGAGGAGCTTTCAAAGTGGTGCGATCATCTTGTTGCAACACTAAGAGCTGTAATTATTGCTCAGTACAGTGAAAAAACGAAGTCGATCATGATTATCCAAAACAACAATGTTGGTTGTCGACCCGAAACATTCCATTATGTTGTGCTTGAAGAAATCAAACGAAAATTTTACGTAGACCAAGTGCGCCTATAGGCTGTAAGTATGCAGGTGTCAGAGCGCCGTTCGGGTGCAATTTTACATTGACACAAGACACGACCATCTGTATTATAAATTCTGTTCAGAGCCTCGTAGAGAAAGGGTAAAATGTCCAAGATTTCCGCTGAGGCCAAGAAGCACGACTTCCCCGACGAGCATGGTCACGTGCATAACATTGTCTTGACCTTTAATCCACTCAGTGATAAGCAGTCCACTGCGCTCGTTGACAGTGATTGGTACGATGAGCTTGCGAAGCTCTGCGCGGCGGCCCCGGGTGGCCTCAGCATGGGTGCCCGAGAGCTGCTTGCAGCTTACGACCCCATGTCGCCCGGTCACCGGCAGAAGGTGCTGGTGAAGCTTCACGAGCAGTTCGAGTTCGAGGATCCGTCGTAACGGGTAGTAAGCTCAGGCGTTGGGGACATCAGTCCTCAGCGCCACTTTTAATATGGCAATAATTTAGTCAGTAAAGAATGCCAGGATTCTTACTTTTACGGCAGAGTTTGCTATACTACTAGCAGTATGACACATATCTCTCGAGAAGAGGTGAGCCGACTGGCTTACCTTA is from Verrucomicrobiia bacterium and encodes:
- the uvrB gene encoding excinuclease ABC subunit UvrB → MSQRFSLQSKYEPTGDQPTAIAQLINGLNKGEKEQTLLGVTGSGKTFTMANIIQNRQAPTLVLAHNKTLAAQLFSEFKAFFPENEVHYFVSYFDYYQPEAYIASSDTYIEKDSRINEEIDRLRHAATSALLTRRDVIIVASVSCIYGIGSPSDYGEMAITVQKGERRQRDKLLRWLTDIQYQRNDIDFHRSTFRVRGDVVDVFPAGSETAFRIEFFGDEIDRLTQVDPLTGEILDQPDIIKIFPGSHYVTPQDKLKVAIGKIKDELEDRLAYFEKHNKLLEAQRLAQRTKYDLEMLEETGFVKGIENYSRYLTNREPGEQPATLLDYFPDDFLLLIDESHMTIPQVRGMYNGDRARKEMLVEHGFRLPSALDNRPLTFSEFERHINQVIYVSATPAEYELTHSPEPAQQVIRPTGLLDPIIDIRKTEGQIDDLIAEIRDRIEKRQRVLITTLTKRMAEDLTTYLQELSIKTAYVHSDIDTLERGDILRDLRLGVFDVLVGINLLREGLDLPEVSLVAIMDADKEGFLRSASALVQTIGRAARHQEGRVIMYADTITKSMQYAIDETNRRRSIQEAYNTEHGITPRSVAKEVDEGLRAIIPTKEDDKKPKLDLKKVPKDEYQHLIRDLSAQMDLAAANLQFEKAAELRDIIAEIKAKM
- a CDS encoding carbohydrate kinase family protein; translated protein: MRHDQIRMVAVGTATQDVFLVGGKIFTPYYENGEDFTHIPLGEKLVMDDVVFASGGNAMNAAVTFARQGLYSEFIGFVGNDPAGLAIARELDDEGVSTRSLHQEDHFKTSYSSILLAPNGERTILRFYGSTRSLEAKDYDLSPLAEADWVYLSSVGSMELLERCVTEAAKHGVQIAFNPGTAELTSPKKVLSLLEDVSVLITNKDEMKKLVQGETMAELVRHAARLVPTVVISDGPNGAIATDGQVVVEAGMYEDVAVTDRTGAGDAFGSGFVSHWAKGAPLEDAMTFASANSTSVVQHIGAKAGILHKGAPLHDMPLKQVAF